GGGTCGTtgcattctccccctcttaaacatacgttcgtccacGAATATGCCAAAAATCTTTCTGAGGGCATTAAATCACTAAGTGTATTCTTACACCCATACTCGcgggtgattctacgtcaccgCAATTGACATAAGCgtgacaacaccatctcaattgagattatttattttatccacACATATAACCTTAGAACTAAATTCTTACACTCTAATCATTTTCAAAAGGTCCGATTTTCATATCAACGCACTGTATTAGCCCGAACTGGCTGTAGCAACTCGTTCCTATGAACACATCatacgtatgcccataaccacatctctggtcataatagttgttcataattaattccagcatcgtcaattaacctcatattaatcaaaacctaatttcaaatttttacaacactgacagcaaaacgcgaggcatgaagatctcataattatttacccaaattaacgagtcacatttaatgccacctgaGTACTCAccttgtaggctaaaactcaataattacaacatgaATATAGCTAAGTATACACAGAAaacatatacaagaattatcaaataaacctaacaggcatgactccccaTTAGTACCAtggtacaaatttaatttcacaaagggagaatttaaaatacatgaatttaacaacaaggatctcatcctgatataacttccaccgcggcacaTGGaccggttcaaacatatcaaaatcacataaaaacacgaggatcccatcctcaactctgaatcacaagtattatgcacattgtgccaactgaaactttccatttctttttcttcttttaataaattctgataaataattttcacaacacataatgaacccccataccggtagggcattaAATTCACAATTTTTAATCAAACTATCCCGAATTTATATCAAAACCTactgtagtgagtaatagaaagtcatttttggactcatagccctcaatagtatacaaaacaaaaaaaatgatatACACGGGCTAACACCATCAAATCTCCGAGTAGGGATAAACACGTGAGTGGAGTACAAATTCACAAACTCACTGTATAAGGAGCATACCTCCCAAGTCAATAGAACAATTAGTAAAACCATGTCGTAGTTTATTAATAATGTTCTTCCGCTATGTGTACAGCTTTAGTGATGCTGAGATGAATGCAATGGTAATCTAGTAGGGCCATTACTGGAGATTTGCTTAAGTACTAAAAGATGTTAATTTTGAACTTTTCcatattttaaaagataaaaagaacaTGTCATATGGCCCAACTCATAAGGGTACTTTACTTATCATTTTGGTTCACAAACAAACAATCTTATAGCTGGAGGTAATGGTGCTGTAAAGAAATTAAAATCACTAAATCCAACAAATTAGAAGTTCAAGTAATAACTAGATCATAAAATGATTAAGTTTCTAATTTCTTTAAAGCCTCTCAAAAACACATTGGTGAATGCTTTTTCAAGAGGGTGTCTACCTCAATAATCGGGATTGAATCAGAATAAGAATAGTGCTCCTCTATTATGAATTAaatcatacctgtaatgacaccatctggtgtagcggCCACAGCCAtaccatagcaattatatcaacggattgggactccccctctagggcgccctctacccgcttgtcctccacccctaactggctgtgcATGTGGGGTAGTAACTCAAATAGAGACTGTAGCCTGAATGTTCTGATAAAATCCACCTCTcctaagtctgggacaatctctcatgatattcctagtatcaccacactcataaaaCCCCTCTGCGGGCACGGCTACTCATACTGAGTctatgccggataactggaataaccattgtaagaACCATGTAccggtggtgcactaaaagtattAACTAGAGCTTTATGACTACTCTGAATTGCGGGCTAGGTTGATCGACTGCCCAAGCCTCCACCATGATCAGTGCTAGATGCAGAGTAGAATTCACTAAATCCTCCAGAACTTCGAGAActcttggcctccttagactccctttcctcattCCTAACACGTTCTAACATTCTAGCAATTTGTACTACTTGCTGAAATAGAGTATCAGActgcaattctcgagccatgcatattttaagatcataaccgagcccctcaatgaatctgtggACCCGCTCTCTTACTGTAGGAACCGAAATAGGtacatgacgggctaactcactgaacctgatagcatattctgacatcgTCCTGGTGCCCTGacacaaccgttcaaactctataCGCCACGCAtcccggagagtctggggaacaaactctttcaaaaatatctcaaaaaattgagcccaagttggtggtattgcatcggctggtctaccctcTTTATAAACTTTCCACCATTGATATGCTGCTCCTGATAGCTAAAATGTAGTAAAGGAAAAAATGCTTCAATGGCGCCATTGGCTTTGGGTCGGTaaggggtagaattgcgatgcgtAATTTTAAACTGTTCGCATACCAccctcatcaaatgactgttcagATTTGCGGTGTTATCGGTAATGATAGTTtttggaataccaaaacgacagatAATGTTGGAATGTATGAAGttcaccactgctttcttggtgacggctTTAAAAGTGAccgcttcgacccattttgtgaagtaatcaatggcaaccaagatgaatctgtgcccatttgaggctttcAGATCGatcggcccaatgacatccatatcCCAAGCGACGAACGGCCACAGTGCTGACATAGGATGCAACTCtgaaggcggtgcatgaatcaggtcaccgtgtatctgacactgatggcacttccgaacaaaactgaagcaatccttttccatggttatccagtaataacctgcccgcaggattttctttgccaggaCATATCCGTTTATGTGGGGCCCGCATACTCCTGAATGCACTTCGTTCATGATCTTTTCAGCTTCTTTGGCATCCACACACCTTAAAAGATTCAGATTTGGAGTTCTCTTATACAACACTTCTCCACTTGAGAAGAAACTGCTGgcaagccttctaatggttctcttttggtctccattgGCCTGCTTAGGGTATTCCTTTCTTTTCAAGAACCTTttaatatcatgataccatggctggaTATCTGGTTCTACTTTAACCGCATTGCAATAACCATGTCTTTCTCGAATTTGGATCTCCAACAGGTCAATATGGACATTGCCCAGATATGGCAGCATTGCAGCCAAGGTAGCTAGTGCATCGGCTAACTCATTGTAGAATCGAGGAATATACCTGAATTCAATGGACTTGAACcgtttgctaagatcttccacatgttgcatGTTTGGGATAATCTTGATGTCTCGAGTTTCCCACTCACCCTGGGCTTGCCGAATGATCAAATCAGAAACTCCCATGATCAATAATTCTTCCACATCCAGATCAACTGCCATGTCCATGCCCataatgcatgcttcatactcggcagtgttgttcgtacagaagaaccgaagtcgggctgtggccggatagtgctgaccagtgggcaaaatcaaaattgccccaatcccgacaccttttgcatttacagctccatcaaagaatattttccaagcattggtgtgCTCTGGAATTATTTCAACTGAGTTTACTTCCTCGTCTGGAAAGTATGAACTTaggggttggtattcatcatcaaccgggttctcagcTAGATGATCCGCCAAGGCGTGAGCTTTCATCGCATtgcgggtgacatagacaatgtcgaactcagtgAGCAGggtttgccattttgctaaccttcccgtaGGTTTTGGTTTcaggaatatgtacttcagaggatccattctggttatgagatatgtggtgtaagccaaaagataatgtctgagcttctgggcgacccaagttagggcgcaacaagttctttccaacaaagtatacttggcttcataactggtaaacttcttgctcaagtagtatatggcctgCTCTCTTTTCTCGGTCACATCATGTTTCCCCAGGACACAACCaaaggaattttccaagactgtcaaatacaaaaacaaaggtcttcctggctcggATGGAACAAAAACATCCATCCATTTATTTTATCGCTGCGTCTTTCTTCagtagcttaaatatgggctcacaagtggtggtgagctgagcaatgaatctgctgatgtaattcaatcttcctagcagactcatgacctctttcttggttctcggaggTGGAAAATCTCGAATAGACATTATTTTTGCCGGATCTAACTCAATACCcctccggctgactataaaccttagaagtttcccagatggaactccgaatgcacatttagctggattcaatttcaaatcatACATGCGCAggcgctcaaagaactttcttaaATCCCTCACATGGTCTTCCTGTGTTCTGGAtctaatgatcacatcatccacatatacctcaatttcctggtgcatcatatcgtggaaaatggcagtcatggctctcatgtaggttgccccgacatttttcagaccaaatggtatgaccctgtaacagtaagtgccccaaggtgtggtgaaagCCATTTTTTccacgtcttcttcatccatcagaatctggtggtacccagcataacaatccacgaaagattgtatctcatgtttagcacaattgtcgacaagaatgtggatgtttggcaatggAAAGTTTTCCTTTGAGCTTGCCTTATtcaaatcccgataatcaacgaacactcgggttttcccatccttctttggcactgggaccacattagccaaccatgtggtgtaCCGGACTACTCGGATTACACCAGTTTTTAATtgtttggtaacttcttctttgatATTATCACtgatgtctgttttgaactttctttgcttttgttggacAGGTGGACGGTCGAGATAAGTTGGCAACTTATGTATCACTAAATCGACACTTAGTCCTGGCATATCATTGTAAGACcatgcaaacacatctttaaattcaaacaaAAGTGGAATCAATGCATCTCTAGTTTTTTCCTCAGCGCGAATGCTTATCATCATTTCTCTGGTCTCTTCTGAACTGCCCAAATTAACTGGCTTGGTttcatttaagttcggcttaggcttattctcaaattgtttcaATTCTcagtttatttccctaaaagcctcatcttcatcatattccagttcttgattcattatttcacagttagacatCGTTttgggatctgggcatgaagtccgcaagcatgtcatgttatttaagtctgcattattagaactgaaaagaaaaagataagaaaatagcaaaatcagaaagaaataaaagaaaagatccatagacgataaaatattgatttcatttcattgaatttgaagataggaGGGTTTACATTGAAAtgaaaagataacaaaataaaaacattcgagttacaccctgaaataactcggaatgcagaaaagatggcaagactgaACTACCGGGATTCTCGCCTGACAGGGAATgaagtagccttccaattttggaGCTTAACATTTGGCCCCATGTACTGCACCTCAGCAGTGCTTGAGCCCTCCCCCGGTTGGACCATGTGAACCTCGTACAACATTTGTCTCATTGCCTCACAAATGTCCTCAATTTCTTCGGTCGTGaaggcctcttcttcttcttctatataCTTTGGCTTAATAAACGACTTGGAGAGATGCGGGACTGGCTGAGGCAGGACCCATCCATTTTTCTTACGCTCATCGGCCTATTTTATGTCGGCATTGGTGGCTTGGAAACCTATGCCTAAGAACTTCTCATTGGCAGTCAAAGTGACAGGCTCTGTGACGCCTTATAAGGATACCCCGAGCCCTTTCCTGGGCTTGTACCCATGTTTGATCATCTCACTGGCGACCATGATTGATGTGCTTGATAAAAAGGGTTGAGGACATGGGGTTCCTTCTTCGCGTTGGTCGGCGACTATGATTTCAAAGGCTTGGTAAACGATGTGTCCACTTCCCTCTCTGGCCTCCAAA
The sequence above is drawn from the Nicotiana tabacum cultivar K326 chromosome 13, ASM71507v2, whole genome shotgun sequence genome and encodes:
- the LOC142168262 gene encoding uncharacterized protein LOC142168262, which translates into the protein MAVDLDVEELLIMGVSDLIIRQAQGEWETRDIKIIPNMQHVEDLSKRFKSIEFRYIPRFYNELADALATLAAMLPYLGNVHIDLLEIQIRERHGYCNAVKVEPDIQPWYHDIKRFLKRKEYPKQANGDQKRTIRRLASSFFSSGEVLYKRTPNLNLLRCVDAKEAEKIMNEVHSGSDTLFQQVVQIARMLERVRNEERESKEAKSSRSSGGFSEFYSASSTDHGGGLGSRST